The DNA window ATCAGAATCCCCACCACAACATGGAGCGTGTCTAAAACAAAAGAGGAAACTCTGCCAGTTCTCTTTTTTTCCTGTAATACCATCGTTTTTCTCTCCTTTAATCCCTCTTATTTTACATAAATACCGCCCACTTGTCAAAAAGATATGAAAACCCGGCGCCGATTCAGTTACTGTTCACATCCCAGCTAAAAGCAGCTGTGCTGCAAACAATAACACGCGCCGTGTAACTCGGGATTTTCACGCAAAATACGCGCAAAAACGCCTCGCGGGACATTACCTGTGAACAGTAACCCGATTCATTCATATACGGTAAGTCTTCCGTCGGATTTAAGAAGAGCTTTGTGGATTTCCCTCACCAGCTCATCCGTTTTGTAGACACGGTATCTTGTAATTTTCAGTGACGTCGCCAGTTCCTCCAGGATTCCCAGGTACATATCTTTGTAATTCCATTCCTCTTTGAGCTTCATTCTGACCGCCAGTTCGGGAAATACATTCTCCGTGTAAAACCGGTAACCGTCCAGATAGGAGAGGGTTTCCTCATCCAGAACTGAACTCAGATAAACCTTAAGCAGTTCCAGCTCCGACATCATTCTGTCAAAATAATACGGTTCCTCATAAGGGGCATAGATATAATATCTCCGCCCGTCCAGCCCATAGAGAAGGCGCGACGCCTCCAGATAGCCGAGGGCCATATTCTTCCGGCTCCGTTTGCTGTCGAATTCCAGGACGCCTCCCAGCTCTTCCCTGGGTGCAATATGGTAAATATTGGTTTCCTCCGGAATCTTAATCTTTTTCTCCCGGTCATAGCCAATCCCGTAAATCCGGATGACGATAATATCCTGGTAGCCCCGGTCAATCAGCACATCCAGGGGAACATTATTAAATCCGCCGCCGTCCGTGTAGAGCTTTCCTCCCAGCTTCTCTGTCTTAAAGACCGGAAAATAGGCGCTGGCCAAAAGAATCTCTTCAATCTTGCCGTCCGGCATGGATTTTACATCCACATTAAGCAATTTCATATCAGAAACGGAGAACGTCGTGGCAAAGAGTTCACAGGCGGAATTCCTGATTTTCTCCTCGTCCACGGTCTCATGGAGGAGTTTTTTCAGGGGTGTGATGTCGATGCCGCGATCCTTTATAAGCTTTTTAATTTCCTCCGCCGCTTCCTGCAGGGTTCCCATGCCCGGATTAAAATCCATGACCGTGGAATAATTGATGTTATGCCAGATATCTTCCGCCTTTTCCGGATCATCCATGCATATTAAGGCTCCGTTGAGCGCTCCGACGGAGACTCCCGATACACCCTTTATCCTGATTCCGGCCTCCCTGAGGGCCCGCCAGGCTCCAATCTGAAAGGAGCCCTTGGCTCCGCCGCCCTCCAGCACAAGGCCGTATTCCCTGGACAAATCCAGTTTAATCTTATCCTGCCCCAGGTTTACCTTTCTGACCATCCTGCGCCTTGCGCCCGATGTTTTCTGTTCATTCTCCATCATTACCACCTTTAAAACGTTGAAAGGCACGCCCCGCAGACCGCCGCCGGCAATGAGCAGCACGTTAACTGAACGTTCCATTGCCAATCAATAAAGGAAAAACCGGATTTCCTCAAGCAATTCTGACTGCTTCGGACTAATCCGGTTTTTTCTTAAGCGGTGAATAACCTGCAAAGCCTGCTCTTCATCGGGTTCTTTTTGATAAATGCCTATTTTGCACCGGCATTGTCATCTTTCGCTCCGACTTCCACAAGGGATTTTACAAGACCTGCAATTCCCTGAATCTCCGACGGAATAATGATTTTCGTTGCCTTGCCGTCTGCGGCCTTTGCAAATGCCTCCAGGCTCTTAATCTGGAGAACTGCGCTGTCGGCGCCGGCCTCTTTTATGAAACGGATACCATCCGCATTCGCCTGCTGGATCTTCTGGATTGCCTCCGCCTGGCCTTCGGCCTCACGGATCCTCTTCTCCTTCTCGGCTTCCGCACGGAGAATAGCTGATGCCTTCTCAGCCTCGGCTTCCAGGATAGCCGATGCTTTCTTACCTTCCGCTACAAGGATTGCCGACTTCTTCTCACCTTCCGCACGGAGGATTACCTCACGGCGCTCACGCTCTGCCTTCATCTGTTTCTCCATCGCATCCTGGATGGCAGCCGGCGGAATGATGTTCTTAAGCTCCACACGGTTTACCTTGATGCCCCACGGGTCGGTGGCAACGTCAAGGGCGGAACGCATCTTTGTGTTGATTGTCTCTCGGGAGGTCAGGGTCTGGTCAAGTTCCAGATCACCGATGATGTTTCTCAGTGTAGTGGCAGTCAGGTTCTCGATTGCCATAATCGGATTCTCCACGCCGTATGCAAACAGCTTCGGATCCGTAATCTGGAAGAAGACAACCGTATCAATCTTCATCGTAACATTATCTTTTGTGATAACAGGCTGCGGTGCGAAATCCACTACCTGCTCTTTCAGAATTACTCTCTTGGCCACACGGTCAATGAAAGGAACCTTGAAATGAACTCCTACCGACCATGTATCCAAATACGCGCCTAAACGCTCCACAACAAGTGCCTGTGCCTGCGGTACGATTCTGATACATGATGAAAGTACCAGCAGAACGATAATCGCAATAACGACAAAACTTATAAATGCTCCCATTCTATTTCTCCTCCTCGATTCTGCTCACGATCAGTTTCACTCCGTTGACCGCGTCTATCTTTACCATAGTCCCTTCTTTAATCGGCCTGCCGTCGGTTGAACGCGCCGTCCATTCCTGACCCGAAATGACTGCGGCTCCGGTGGCCAGATCATTGTCCACATCCGCCGTAATTCTGGCTTTCTTCCCGATAAGGCTCTCCACATTCGTCTTAACCGTCTTCTTGTTGACAAACTTCAGTGCAAAAGGCCTGGTAAAAAAAAGCAATGCACAGGAAACAATGAAAAACGCTGCAAACTGAATGCTTT is part of the [Clostridium] symbiosum genome and encodes:
- a CDS encoding patatin-like phospholipase family protein, translating into MVRKVNLGQDKIKLDLSREYGLVLEGGGAKGSFQIGAWRALREAGIRIKGVSGVSVGALNGALICMDDPEKAEDIWHNINYSTVMDFNPGMGTLQEAAEEIKKLIKDRGIDITPLKKLLHETVDEEKIRNSACELFATTFSVSDMKLLNVDVKSMPDGKIEEILLASAYFPVFKTEKLGGKLYTDGGGFNNVPLDVLIDRGYQDIIVIRIYGIGYDREKKIKIPEETNIYHIAPREELGGVLEFDSKRSRKNMALGYLEASRLLYGLDGRRYYIYAPYEEPYYFDRMMSELELLKVYLSSVLDEETLSYLDGYRFYTENVFPELAVRMKLKEEWNYKDMYLGILEELATSLKITRYRVYKTDELVREIHKALLKSDGRLTVYE
- a CDS encoding SPFH domain-containing protein, whose translation is MGAFISFVVIAIIVLLVLSSCIRIVPQAQALVVERLGAYLDTWSVGVHFKVPFIDRVAKRVILKEQVVDFAPQPVITKDNVTMKIDTVVFFQITDPKLFAYGVENPIMAIENLTATTLRNIIGDLELDQTLTSRETINTKMRSALDVATDPWGIKVNRVELKNIIPPAAIQDAMEKQMKAERERREVILRAEGEKKSAILVAEGKKASAILEAEAEKASAILRAEAEKEKRIREAEGQAEAIQKIQQANADGIRFIKEAGADSAVLQIKSLEAFAKAADGKATKIIIPSEIQGIAGLVKSLVEVGAKDDNAGAK
- a CDS encoding NfeD family protein; translated protein: MAWIIWLAAFVVLIGIEAATMALTTIWFAGGAIVAFLLALLGAGQSIQFAAFFIVSCALLFFTRPFALKFVNKKTVKTNVESLIGKKARITADVDNDLATGAAVISGQEWTARSTDGRPIKEGTMVKIDAVNGVKLIVSRIEEEK